Proteins found in one Methylobacterium sp. CB376 genomic segment:
- a CDS encoding RNA polymerase sigma factor — protein MRDLAMLHPDTPPASPKAAIPPPDPDADLVARAGQGDRAAFETLLRRHYDRLHRVAWRMTGSREDAEDLVQEVCCALPAKLAGFRGEARVATWLTGILINACRDHHRRRGALDRLRRGLAVWAGLARPPDGRDLYRRSWLAGELARLDPALRATVILVHGEGLTHAEAAAVLGLAESTVSWRLHDLRRRLKASGEESHGA, from the coding sequence ATGCGGGACCTCGCCATGCTCCACCCCGACACGCCGCCGGCTTCCCCGAAGGCCGCGATCCCGCCGCCCGATCCCGACGCGGACCTGGTCGCGCGAGCGGGGCAGGGCGATCGAGCGGCCTTCGAGACGCTGCTGCGGCGCCACTACGACCGGCTGCACCGCGTCGCGTGGCGCATGACCGGCTCCCGGGAGGATGCGGAGGACCTCGTGCAGGAGGTCTGCTGCGCCCTGCCGGCCAAGCTCGCCGGGTTCCGGGGCGAGGCGCGGGTCGCGACCTGGCTCACCGGGATCCTGATCAATGCCTGCCGCGACCATCACCGCCGCCGGGGCGCGCTGGACCGGCTCCGGCGGGGGCTCGCCGTCTGGGCCGGCCTCGCCCGGCCCCCCGACGGACGCGACCTCTACCGGCGGTCTTGGCTCGCAGGGGAACTCGCCCGGCTCGACCCGGCCCTGCGCGCGACCGTCATCCTGGTCCACGGCGAGGGACTGACCCACGCCGAGGCGGCCGCCGTTCTCGGCCTCGCCGAATCCACCGTCTCGTGGCGCCTGCACGACCTGCGCCGCCGTCTCAAGGCCTCCGGGGAGGAAAGCCATGGCGCCTGA
- the tlpA gene encoding thiol:disulfide interchange protein TlpA → MSAPRLARTPLALALGGGIAAAALALGAALYAAGSPGNSGACRAAAATAARVAPFSRGEVAALQVDPAPRPAPALSFTGPDGRPRSLDDLRGRTVLLNLWATWCAPCKAEMPSLDRLQAALGGPDFEVVAINLDTRNPERPPAWLRENGIARLAYYADPGGRVLPVLQKSGEVVGLPTTLLLDKAGCEIGVMKGPAEWASEDGLALVRAALGRLPPG, encoded by the coding sequence ATGTCCGCACCTCGTCTCGCCCGCACGCCGCTCGCCCTCGCCCTGGGAGGCGGGATCGCCGCCGCGGCACTGGCGCTCGGCGCCGCCCTATACGCCGCGGGCAGTCCGGGCAACAGCGGCGCCTGCCGGGCGGCCGCCGCGACCGCCGCCCGGGTGGCGCCCTTCTCCCGCGGCGAGGTCGCGGCGCTGCAGGTCGATCCCGCCCCCAGACCCGCCCCCGCCCTGTCCTTCACGGGGCCGGACGGCAGGCCGCGCAGCCTCGACGACCTCCGGGGGCGGACCGTGCTCCTGAACCTGTGGGCGACGTGGTGCGCCCCCTGCAAGGCCGAGATGCCGTCCCTCGACCGGCTCCAGGCGGCGCTCGGGGGGCCGGATTTCGAGGTCGTGGCGATCAACCTCGACACCCGCAACCCGGAGCGCCCGCCCGCTTGGCTGCGCGAGAACGGGATCGCGCGGCTCGCCTACTACGCCGATCCGGGCGGGCGCGTGCTGCCGGTGCTGCAGAAGAGCGGGGAGGTGGTGGGGCTGCCGACCACGCTCCTCCTCGACAAGGCCGGCTGCGAGATCGGCGTCATGAAGGGCCCGGCCGAGTGGGCGAGCGAGGACGGGCTCGCGCTGGTGCGGGCGGCGCTCGGCCGCCTGCCGCCGGGCTGA
- a CDS encoding lysozyme: protein MDLSPIGRAVLRAREGERLTAYKDSVGVWTIGVGITTASGLIVVRPGLRITRAESDRLFAQAVERSVDPVRRALAKPVPQEFFDACASLAYNIGPVRFAESTIVRKANAGDLAGAAEAFLLWNRPAAILPRRRAERDQARTPYARALPRARAGDAAPVRVPAGPPPGPAPRPPDPMAPLTRPGPARPAPCGGPSAAGRAAPASSGRTLARG from the coding sequence GTGGACTTGTCACCCATCGGCCGCGCGGTCCTGCGGGCGCGCGAAGGCGAGCGGCTGACCGCCTACAAGGACAGCGTGGGCGTCTGGACCATCGGCGTCGGGATCACCACGGCCTCCGGGCTGATCGTGGTCAGGCCCGGGCTGCGCATCACGCGAGCCGAGAGCGACCGGCTCTTCGCGCAGGCGGTGGAGCGCTCCGTCGACCCGGTGCGCAGGGCGCTGGCGAAGCCGGTGCCGCAGGAATTCTTCGATGCCTGCGCGAGCCTCGCCTACAACATCGGCCCGGTGCGCTTCGCGGAATCGACCATCGTCCGCAAGGCCAATGCGGGCGACCTCGCGGGGGCGGCGGAGGCGTTCCTGCTGTGGAACCGGCCGGCCGCGATCCTGCCGCGGCGGCGGGCGGAGCGCGACCAGGCGCGGACGCCCTACGCGCGGGCCCTGCCGAGGGCGCGCGCCGGCGACGCGGCGCCGGTGCGGGTGCCGGCCGGGCCGCCGCCCGGGCCCGCGCCGCGGCCGCCCGACCCGATGGCGCCGCTCACCCGCCCGGGACCGGCCCGGCCCGCCCCCTGCGGCGGGCCTTCCGCTGCCGGCCGGGCCGCACCGGCGTCCTCGGGCCGGACGCTCGCGCGGGGCTGA
- a CDS encoding Mrp/NBP35 family ATP-binding protein, with product MAITREDVLQALSGVTVDQKGTPLPASGRLSEIVIGPGDRVMFSIGIDPSEAEAFEAVRRAAEVAVLRLPGVTGALASLTSERPQARPQPPKRPAGPGGAPRPGPALPGIRHVVAVASGKGGVGKSTTACNLALALKAQGLKVGLLDADIYGPSVPKLFGLDRKPETVSTPEGQRIVPLSGYGMPVMSIGFLIQAETAMIWRGPMVQSALTQLLREVAWGDLDVLVVDMPPGTGDAQLTLAQATPLAGAVIVSTPQDLALIDARRGVTMFKRVEVPILGIVENMATFVCPHCGQASAIFGHGGARHEAERLGVPFLGEVPLTMAIRESSDAGRPVVAVDPDGPQAAIYREIAARLWAGLSGAPAGRTPPRIVIE from the coding sequence GTGGCGATCACCCGTGAGGACGTGCTGCAGGCGCTGTCGGGCGTGACGGTGGACCAGAAGGGCACTCCGCTTCCGGCCTCGGGGCGCCTCTCCGAGATCGTGATCGGCCCGGGCGACCGGGTGATGTTCTCGATCGGGATCGATCCGAGCGAGGCCGAGGCCTTCGAGGCGGTGCGGCGGGCCGCCGAGGTCGCCGTGCTCAGGCTGCCGGGGGTGACGGGCGCGCTCGCGAGCCTCACGTCCGAGCGGCCGCAGGCCCGGCCGCAACCGCCGAAGCGGCCGGCCGGTCCCGGCGGGGCGCCCCGGCCCGGGCCGGCGCTGCCCGGCATCCGCCACGTGGTCGCGGTGGCTTCCGGCAAGGGCGGGGTCGGCAAGTCGACCACCGCATGCAACCTCGCCCTGGCCCTGAAGGCGCAGGGCCTGAAGGTCGGCCTGCTCGATGCCGACATCTACGGCCCCTCGGTGCCCAAGCTGTTCGGCCTCGACCGGAAGCCCGAGACGGTGTCGACGCCGGAGGGCCAGCGGATCGTGCCCCTCTCCGGCTACGGCATGCCGGTGATGTCGATCGGCTTCCTGATCCAGGCCGAGACGGCGATGATCTGGCGCGGGCCGATGGTGCAATCGGCCCTCACCCAACTCCTGCGCGAGGTGGCCTGGGGCGACCTCGACGTGCTGGTGGTCGACATGCCCCCCGGCACCGGCGACGCGCAGCTCACCCTGGCCCAGGCGACCCCGCTCGCGGGCGCGGTGATCGTCTCGACGCCGCAGGACCTCGCGCTGATCGACGCGCGGCGGGGCGTGACGATGTTCAAGCGGGTCGAGGTGCCGATCCTCGGCATCGTCGAGAACATGGCGACCTTCGTCTGCCCGCATTGCGGGCAGGCCTCGGCCATCTTCGGGCATGGCGGGGCGCGCCACGAGGCGGAGCGCCTCGGCGTGCCCTTCCTCGGCGAGGTGCCGCTGACGATGGCGATCCGCGAATCCTCGGATGCGGGCCGTCCCGTCGTGGCGGTGGACCCGGACGGGCCCCAGGCCGCGATCTACCGGGAGATCGCGGCGCGCCTCTGGGCGGGCCTGTCGGGGGCTCCCGCCGGCCGCACGCCGCCGCGGATCGTCATCGAGTGA
- a CDS encoding vWA domain-containing protein — MRRARPLIAAALMTALAGPAAWTILREDRAREDRAREDAEPPAPAAPASGADRQNSAGPEARPAPRAQAAPIPDAAPPPPVLTPPVLPAPRPAAPPAAVAPRAAGAPPVPAPAPDRNRAGEADAGRTLQAFRSSGGFRFEASPRGPAAMARAAGETAPVPSEPVGRDRFANAPEGGFRITREAPVSTVSLGVDTASYGIVRDALNRNHLPPPAAVRTEELINYFPYAYPAPASPDAPFRVTASVFPSPWAEGRKLLHIGIRGYAVAPAERPPANLVFLVDTSGSMAAPNRLPLVKQSLAMLLTTLDARDRVALVAYAGEVGTVLEPTPAGEAGRILAAIETLQAHGSTAGGEGIRQAYALAARHFDPKAVNRVILATDGDFNVGITGRDELTGFVARERRKGIFLSVLGFGMGNLNDALMQALAKDGNGVAAHIDTAQEARKVLVEEATSTLIPIARDVKIQVEFNPATVAEYRLIGYETRPLDRADFANDEADAGEVGSGQTVTALYEIVPADGKRVTGDLRYAPHEAAPAPASRDYAHVAIRFKRPDARESTLIETPVGPEGEAARFAEAPQEARFAAAVAAFGQILRGGKHTGRFSLDDVIRIAAPARGDDPFGYRAEFLGLVRAAKVAPGLPAQNLPAQNLPGAGLPGPR, encoded by the coding sequence ATGCGCCGCGCCCGCCCGCTCATCGCCGCCGCCCTGATGACCGCGCTCGCCGGTCCCGCCGCCTGGACCATCCTGCGCGAGGATCGCGCCCGCGAGGATCGCGCCCGCGAGGATGCCGAACCGCCCGCACCCGCCGCCCCGGCCTCCGGGGCGGACCGGCAGAATTCCGCCGGGCCCGAGGCCCGACCCGCGCCCCGGGCGCAGGCCGCGCCGATCCCGGACGCGGCGCCGCCCCCGCCGGTCCTGACCCCGCCGGTCCTGCCCGCGCCGCGCCCGGCCGCTCCGCCCGCCGCCGTCGCGCCCCGGGCGGCGGGCGCGCCGCCGGTTCCCGCCCCCGCGCCGGACCGGAACCGCGCCGGCGAGGCCGATGCGGGCCGCACCCTCCAGGCCTTCCGGTCCTCGGGAGGCTTCCGGTTCGAGGCCTCGCCGCGAGGACCGGCCGCGATGGCCCGGGCGGCCGGCGAGACCGCCCCGGTCCCGTCCGAGCCCGTCGGCCGCGACCGCTTCGCCAACGCGCCGGAGGGGGGCTTCCGCATCACCCGCGAGGCCCCGGTCTCGACCGTCTCCCTCGGGGTGGACACGGCCTCATACGGCATCGTGCGCGACGCCCTGAACCGCAACCACCTGCCGCCGCCCGCGGCGGTGCGCACCGAGGAATTGATCAACTACTTTCCCTACGCCTATCCGGCGCCGGCGAGCCCCGACGCGCCGTTCCGGGTGACGGCCTCGGTCTTTCCGAGCCCCTGGGCCGAGGGCCGCAAGCTCCTCCACATCGGCATCCGGGGCTACGCGGTCGCCCCGGCCGAGCGCCCGCCGGCGAACCTCGTCTTCCTGGTCGACACGTCCGGCTCGATGGCGGCGCCCAACCGGCTGCCCCTGGTCAAGCAATCCCTCGCCATGCTGCTCACGACCCTGGATGCCCGCGACCGCGTCGCCCTCGTCGCCTATGCGGGCGAGGTCGGCACCGTGCTGGAGCCGACGCCCGCCGGCGAGGCGGGCCGGATCCTGGCGGCGATCGAGACCCTGCAGGCGCATGGCAGCACGGCGGGCGGGGAGGGGATCCGGCAGGCCTACGCCCTCGCGGCGCGCCACTTCGACCCGAAGGCGGTCAACCGGGTGATCCTCGCCACCGACGGCGATTTCAACGTCGGCATCACCGGCCGGGACGAGTTGACCGGCTTCGTCGCCCGCGAGCGCCGGAAGGGCATCTTCCTGTCGGTCCTCGGCTTCGGGATGGGCAACCTCAACGACGCGCTGATGCAGGCCCTGGCCAAGGACGGCAACGGCGTCGCCGCCCACATCGACACCGCCCAGGAGGCCCGCAAGGTGCTGGTGGAGGAGGCGACCTCGACCCTGATCCCGATCGCCAGGGACGTGAAGATCCAGGTCGAGTTCAATCCCGCGACCGTGGCCGAGTACCGGCTGATCGGCTACGAGACCCGCCCCCTCGACCGGGCCGATTTCGCCAACGACGAGGCCGATGCCGGCGAGGTGGGCTCCGGCCAGACCGTGACGGCCCTCTACGAGATCGTGCCCGCGGACGGGAAGCGGGTGACCGGCGACCTGCGCTACGCCCCCCACGAGGCGGCGCCCGCCCCGGCCAGCCGCGACTACGCCCACGTGGCGATCCGCTTCAAGCGCCCGGACGCGCGCGAGAGCACACTGATCGAGACGCCGGTCGGCCCGGAGGGGGAGGCCGCGCGCTTCGCCGAGGCGCCGCAGGAGGCCCGGTTCGCCGCCGCGGTCGCGGCCTTCGGGCAGATCCTGCGCGGGGGCAAGCATACCGGCCGCTTCTCCCTCGACGACGTGATCCGCATCGCCGCCCCGGCCCGGGGGGACGACCCTTTCGGCTACCGGGCGGAGTTCCTCGGCCTCGTGCGGGCGGCCAAGGTCGCGCCGGGCCTGCCCGCCCAGAACCTGCCCGCCCAGAACCTGCCCGGCGCGGGCCTGCCCGGGCCGCGGTGA
- the argH gene encoding argininosuccinate lyase: MSNRMWGGRFASGPAEIMEEINASIGFDKRLAPQDIRGSLAHVAMLGKTGILPQADVAAIEAGLKTVQAEIESGAFTFQRALEDIHMNVESRLTELVGPAAGRLHTARSRNDQVATDMRLWVRDTLDALDAQAADLQRALAALALAHSGTVMPGFTHLQSAQPVTFGHHLLAYVEMLGRDRGRFRDARARLNECPLGAAALAGTSFPIDRHATAAALGFDRPTANSLDSVADRDFALEALAAAAIAAVHLSRFAEEIVVWTSAQFGFVRLSDRYTTGSSIMPQKRNPDAAELVRAKAGRVIGALAGLLIVMKGLPLAYSKDMQEDKEGTFDALQTLSLCLAAMTGMVRDLEPVPEVLKAAAGAGYATATDLADWLVRELGLPFRDAHHVTGRLVGRASARGVGLEALSLAEMREEEPRITEAVYAVLGVENSVASRTSYGGTAPANVRAQAERWLAALGDTQ, from the coding sequence ATGAGCAACCGGATGTGGGGCGGGCGCTTCGCGAGCGGCCCCGCCGAGATCATGGAGGAGATCAACGCCTCCATCGGCTTCGACAAGCGCCTCGCCCCCCAGGACATCCGGGGCTCGCTCGCCCACGTGGCGATGCTGGGGAAGACGGGGATCCTGCCGCAGGCGGATGTGGCGGCGATCGAGGCCGGCCTCAAGACGGTCCAGGCGGAAATCGAGTCCGGCGCCTTCACGTTCCAGCGCGCCCTCGAGGACATCCACATGAATGTGGAGAGCCGGCTCACCGAACTCGTCGGGCCGGCCGCGGGCCGCCTGCACACCGCCCGCTCGCGCAACGACCAGGTCGCCACCGACATGCGCCTGTGGGTGCGCGACACCCTCGACGCCCTCGACGCCCAGGCCGCCGACCTGCAGCGGGCGCTGGCGGCGCTCGCCCTCGCGCATTCCGGCACCGTGATGCCGGGCTTCACCCACCTGCAATCGGCCCAGCCCGTCACCTTCGGCCACCACCTGCTGGCCTACGTGGAGATGCTGGGCCGCGACCGCGGGCGCTTCCGCGACGCGCGCGCGCGGCTCAACGAGTGCCCGCTCGGCGCGGCGGCGCTCGCCGGCACCTCCTTCCCGATCGACCGCCACGCCACCGCGGCGGCGCTCGGCTTCGACCGGCCGACCGCGAATTCCCTCGACTCGGTCGCCGACCGCGACTTCGCCCTCGAAGCCCTCGCGGCCGCCGCGATCGCGGCCGTGCACCTGTCGCGCTTCGCCGAGGAGATCGTGGTCTGGACCTCGGCCCAGTTCGGCTTCGTGCGGCTCTCCGACCGCTACACCACCGGCTCCTCGATCATGCCGCAGAAGCGCAACCCGGACGCCGCCGAACTGGTGCGGGCCAAGGCCGGCCGGGTGATCGGGGCGCTGGCCGGCCTCCTCATCGTCATGAAGGGGCTGCCCCTCGCCTATTCGAAGGACATGCAGGAGGACAAGGAGGGCACCTTCGACGCGCTCCAGACCCTCTCGCTCTGCCTCGCCGCGATGACCGGGATGGTGCGCGACCTCGAGCCGGTGCCGGAGGTGCTGAAGGCGGCGGCGGGCGCGGGCTACGCCACCGCCACCGACCTCGCCGACTGGCTGGTGCGGGAACTCGGCCTGCCCTTCCGCGACGCCCACCACGTCACCGGCCGCCTCGTCGGCAGGGCCTCGGCCCGGGGGGTGGGGCTGGAGGCGCTGAGCCTCGCCGAGATGCGGGAGGAGGAGCCGCGCATCACGGAGGCGGTCTACGCCGTGCTCGGCGTCGAGAATTCCGTGGCGAGCCGCACCAGCTATGGGGGCACTGCGCCCGCCAACGTGCGGGCGCAGGCCGAGCGCTGGCTCGCCGCGCTCGGCGACACGCAGTGA
- the nhaA gene encoding Na+/H+ antiporter NhaA — translation MTAQRPPRRFPRPLSALRSLLSSSAGGGVVLMGSALLALVVANGPLGEAYAHGLHAEVGPLSLLHWINDGLMAVFFLLVGLEIKREFLDGGLRTWPDRALPGIAALGGMIAPALVYAALNWHTPATLRGWAIPAATDIAFALGVLALLGSRAPVSLKVFLTALAILDDLGAVLIIALFYTADLSWPMLGLAAGITAMLFTLNRVGLRRLGPYLILGAALWLVVLRSGLHATVAGVILALAIPCRPSPGRPDDAHSPLHALEHALQPVVAYAIVPIFGFANAGVSLRGLGLDALVAPVTLGVAAGLFLGKQVGVFGGVWLAVRAGLAKKPAGATWQQIYGVALLCGIGFTMSLFIGALAFAPHPEFEAETKLGVLLGSLASSLAGALVLSLAARRMPPEA, via the coding sequence ATGACCGCACAGCGCCCCCCCCGCCGGTTCCCGCGGCCGCTCTCGGCCCTGCGCAGCCTCCTCTCCAGCAGCGCCGGCGGCGGCGTCGTGCTGATGGGCAGCGCGCTGCTCGCCCTCGTCGTCGCCAACGGCCCCCTCGGCGAGGCCTACGCGCACGGGCTCCACGCCGAGGTCGGGCCGCTCAGCCTGCTCCACTGGATCAACGACGGCCTGATGGCGGTCTTCTTCCTGCTGGTCGGGCTGGAGATCAAGCGCGAGTTCCTGGACGGGGGCCTGCGCACCTGGCCGGACCGGGCGCTGCCCGGCATCGCGGCGCTCGGCGGCATGATCGCGCCCGCCCTCGTCTACGCCGCCCTCAACTGGCACACGCCCGCCACCCTGCGCGGCTGGGCGATTCCCGCCGCCACCGACATCGCCTTCGCGCTCGGCGTGCTGGCGCTGCTCGGCTCCCGGGCCCCGGTCTCGCTCAAGGTCTTCCTGACCGCGCTCGCGATCCTCGACGATCTCGGCGCGGTGCTGATCATCGCGCTCTTCTACACGGCCGACCTGTCCTGGCCGATGCTCGGCCTCGCCGCCGGGATCACCGCGATGCTGTTCACCCTCAACCGGGTCGGCCTGCGCCGGCTCGGGCCCTACCTGATCCTGGGGGCGGCCCTGTGGCTGGTGGTGCTGCGCTCGGGCCTGCACGCCACGGTGGCGGGCGTGATCCTGGCGCTGGCGATCCCCTGCCGCCCGAGCCCGGGCCGGCCGGACGACGCGCATTCGCCCCTGCACGCCCTCGAACACGCGCTCCAGCCCGTCGTCGCCTACGCGATCGTGCCGATCTTCGGCTTCGCCAATGCGGGCGTGTCGCTGCGCGGGCTCGGGCTCGACGCGCTCGTCGCCCCGGTGACGCTCGGCGTCGCGGCGGGGCTCTTCCTCGGCAAGCAGGTCGGCGTCTTCGGCGGGGTCTGGCTCGCCGTGAGGGCCGGCCTCGCCAAGAAGCCCGCGGGGGCGACCTGGCAGCAGATCTACGGGGTGGCGCTGCTCTGCGGCATCGGCTTCACCATGAGCCTGTTCATCGGCGCGCTCGCCTTCGCGCCCCATCCCGAATTCGAGGCCGAGACCAAGCTCGGGGTGCTGCTCGGCTCGCTCGCCTCGTCGCTCGCCGGGGCGCTGGTCCTGTCGCTCGCGGCGCGCAGGATGCCGCCCGAGGCGTGA
- the mobA gene encoding molybdenum cofactor guanylyltransferase MobA — protein MSVPPTLGVILGGGLARRMGGGDKPLLRLGGETLLARVAARLAPQCAAGVVLSANGDPARFRPAFAGPVLPDSVPDAPGPLAGVLAGLDHAAAHHPGVAFVATVAGDTPFLPGDFVARLHAARAAAGTPLATAASGGRAHYVDGLWPVALRDDLRAALVTEGLRRVGQWIARHGTAEAAWPSEPVDPFLNLNTPDDLALAEALAARHGR, from the coding sequence GTGAGCGTCCCGCCCACCCTCGGGGTGATCCTGGGCGGCGGCCTCGCCCGGCGGATGGGGGGCGGCGACAAGCCCCTGCTGCGGCTCGGCGGCGAGACGCTGCTGGCGCGGGTCGCCGCGCGGCTCGCGCCGCAATGCGCCGCGGGCGTGGTCCTGAGCGCCAACGGCGATCCGGCGCGCTTCCGGCCCGCCTTCGCGGGGCCTGTCCTGCCCGATTCGGTGCCGGACGCGCCCGGTCCGCTCGCCGGGGTGCTGGCCGGCCTCGACCACGCCGCCGCACATCACCCGGGCGTCGCCTTCGTGGCCACGGTGGCGGGCGACACGCCCTTCCTGCCGGGGGATTTCGTGGCCCGGCTCCACGCCGCCCGCGCGGCGGCCGGCACGCCCCTCGCCACGGCCGCGTCGGGGGGCCGGGCGCATTACGTGGACGGGCTCTGGCCGGTCGCGCTGCGCGACGACCTGCGGGCGGCCTTGGTGACGGAGGGCTTGCGGCGGGTCGGGCAGTGGATCGCCCGGCACGGCACCGCCGAGGCGGCGTGGCCGTCCGAGCCGGTCGATCCGTTCCTGAACCTCAACACGCCCGACGACCTGGCCCTGGCTGAGGCGCTCGCCGCCCGCCACGGGCGCTGA
- a CDS encoding SDR family oxidoreductase, whose protein sequence is MDLGLTGKRAIVLASSRGLGRGIAEGLAAEGANVLLAARSGERLDQAVAAINARGQGRAFAVAGDLKDSVEAIHAAAQQHLGGVDILVANTGGPPAGQATNVAPEAWAPQFDAMVVPVIRLAGLVLPGMRQGGFGRILIVASSGVEQPIPNLVMSNALRASLAGWAKTLASEVAAEGVTVNMILPGRIETDRTGELDAANAKAQGKSPAEIAEAARAAIPARRYGRVQEFADVACFLASARASYVTGSMIRVDGGAIRSV, encoded by the coding sequence ATGGATCTCGGCCTCACGGGCAAGCGCGCCATCGTCCTGGCGTCGAGCCGCGGCCTCGGGCGCGGCATCGCCGAGGGTCTCGCCGCGGAGGGGGCGAACGTCCTCCTCGCGGCGCGCAGCGGCGAGCGCCTGGACCAGGCGGTGGCGGCCATCAACGCCCGCGGCCAGGGCCGCGCCTTCGCGGTCGCGGGCGACCTGAAGGACAGCGTCGAGGCGATCCACGCGGCCGCGCAGCAGCATCTCGGCGGGGTCGACATCCTGGTCGCCAACACGGGTGGCCCGCCGGCCGGCCAGGCGACCAATGTGGCGCCGGAGGCCTGGGCGCCGCAATTCGACGCCATGGTGGTGCCGGTGATCCGGCTCGCCGGCCTCGTCCTGCCGGGCATGCGGCAGGGCGGCTTCGGGCGCATCCTGATCGTGGCGTCGAGCGGCGTCGAGCAGCCGATCCCCAACCTCGTGATGTCGAACGCGCTGCGCGCCTCGCTGGCCGGCTGGGCGAAGACGCTGGCGAGCGAGGTCGCGGCCGAGGGCGTCACCGTCAACATGATCCTGCCGGGCCGCATCGAGACCGACCGGACCGGCGAGCTCGACGCCGCCAACGCCAAGGCGCAGGGCAAGAGCCCGGCCGAGATCGCCGAGGCCGCCCGCGCGGCGATCCCCGCCCGCCGCTACGGCCGCGTGCAGGAATTCGCCGACGTGGCCTGCTTCCTCGCCTCCGCGCGGGCCTCCTACGTCACCGGCAGCATGATCCGGGTCGACGGCGGCGCGATCCGGTCGGTCTGA